The genomic region ACACACACCCACAGCCACACGCCTGCTTTATTCAAAGTGTGGATGATGATCTTGTGAATGAAGGTGGTATCATGGATCTTTGGGTTCGTGAAGCGAGACTCTTTAAATATGGCTCCGGAACCGGAAGTAACTTCTCACAAATTCGCGGGGCTAATGAGCCATTAAGCGGCGGCGGAAAAAGCTCCGGTTTAATGAGCTTTTTAAAAATTGGTGATCGTGCAGCCGGTGCTATAAAATCCGGTGGTACTACGCGAAGAGCCGCGAAAATGGTTACACTCGATTTAGACCATCCTGATATTGAAGAATATATCAACTGGAAGGTTCGGGAAGAACAAAAAGTAGCAGCTTTGGTAGCCGGGTCAAAATCCGTACAAAAGCATCTTAAAAAAATTATTCAGCTTTGCCACAAGCCGGTAGAAATTGAAGGCCGCACTTTTAACGGTGCCATGAGCCGTGATCCTCTCAAAAACAAGGAACTGGCGAATGCCATCCGGCAAGCTAAAAGAGAGCAAGTACCTCTTAACTATATAGAGCGTGTAATTCAGCTGGCAGGACAGGGGTTTACCGATCTGGAATTTGACACTTACGATACTGACTGGAATTCGGAGGCTTATTCAACGGTAAGCGGTCAAAATTCCAATAATTCCGTTCGGGTACCTAACTCATTTATGAAAGCGGTGAAAGAAGATAGCGACTGGCATCTTTATGGCCGTGTTGAGCTGGAAGATGCGGAAGAAGAAGGCCGTGATCCAAAGCCGATGAAAACCATGAAAGCCCGTGACCTGTGGGATGACATTGCCTATGCCGCATGGTCGTGTGCCGATCCCGGAACACAGTACCATGACACCATCAACGAATGGCATACATGCCCCGAAGATGGGCCGATTAAAGCAAGTAATCCTTGTTCAGAATACATGTTCCTGGATAACACTGCTTGCAACCTGGCTTCCCTTAACTTGATGAAATATTTCAAAGGGGACGGTGAATACAAAGAATTTGATATGGAGTCGTTGGAATACGCCTCTCGTATCTGGACGGTGGTTCTCGAAATTTCTGTACTCATGGCTCAGTTTCCTTCCAAGGAAATTGCCGAGCTTTCTTATGTATTTCGCACATTGGGACTTGGTTATGCTAATATCGGTGCAGCATTAATGGTACAAGGCCTTCCTTATGACAGTGAAGAAGGAGCCGCTGTGGCGGGAGCTGTTACCGCAACCATGCATATGACTTCCTATGCTACCAGTGCTGAAATGGCAAAAGAACTTGGTACGTTTGAAGGCTATGAGCGCAACAAAGAACATATGTTACGCGTGCTGCGCAACCACAAACGTGCTGCGTATAATGCTGATCCGGAAGAGTATGAAGGATTGACTGTGAAGCCGATGGGAATCGATGCTTCTATTTGTCCTGATTATTTGGTGAAAGCTGCCAGGAAAGCTTCCGATAAGGCTGTGAAGCTCGGTGAGAAGCATGGTTATCGAAATGCACAGGTAACGGTACTTGCTCCAACCGGTACTATTGGCTTGGTAATGGATTGTGACACGACTGGTATTGAGCCTGATTTCGCCTTGGTTAAATTCAAGAAATTAGCCGGAGGCGGATACTTTAAGATTATTAATCAGTGTGTTCCAAAAGCATTGAAAAATCTCGGTTATTCTGCAAAAGAATCTGAAGAGATTATCAATTATGCGAAAGGAGCGGGTTCGCTGGAAGGTTGTCCCCACATCAATGAAGAAAGCTTGAAAGAGATGGGCTTTACGGGTGCAAAATTAAAAGCCATCAACGAAGCCCTGCCCGGAAGTTTTGACATTAAGTTTGCCTTCAATCAGTGGACGCTCGGTGAAGACTTCTGTAAAGAAGTACTCGAGATTTCTGAAGAGCAGCTTAATGACATGAATTTTAATATGCTTCGATTCCTTGGATTCAGCAATGAGCAGATTCAGGAAGCTAACGATTATGTGTGTGGAACCATGACGGTTGAAGGTGCACCGCATCTGAAAGAAGAAGATTACCCGGTATTTGATTGTGCCAACCGCTGCGGACGAATCGGAACCCGGTTTATCTCAGCTAAAGGTCATATTCGTATGATGGCTGCAGCACAGCCGTTCTTATCCGGCGCAATTTCCAAAACTATCAACCTTCCAAACGAAGCTTCCATTGAGGATATGAAAGATGCTTACATGGATTCCTGGGAGATGATGCTGAAGGCAAATGCGCTGTATCGTGATGGTTCTAAACTCAGTCAGCCGCTGAATTCAATGGCGGATGTGCTGGAAGAAATTGACGAAGAGGAAGAAGCTCCGGCTGATGCTGAAACATCAATGGCACAGGATAAAGTCCTCGAAGTAGCGGAGCGCATTATTCATAAATATGTAGCCCGTCGTCAGCGACTTCCATTCCGCCGCGAAGGTTATACTCAAAAAGTAAAAATCGGCGGACAAAGTGTTTACCTGAGAACCGGTGAATACGAAAACGGTCAGCTGGGTGAAATCTTTATTGATATGCATCGTGAAGGCGCCGCTTTCCGAAGCTTGTTGAATTGCTTTGCTATTTCCATTTCTTTGGGACTGCAGCATGGTGTGCCTCTGGAAGAATTTGTGGATGCCTTTGTGTTCACTAAGTTCGAGCCGAGCGGTATGGTAAACGGAAACCCGCATGTGAAAATGAGTACTTCCGTTATCGACTACATTTTCCGCGAGCTGGCGGTTACGTATCTCGGAAGGGAAGACCTGGCACATGTGCCGGCAGATCAGATTGAAACCCGTAATTTACGTCCTACTCAAGATGCCAACCCCGATGTGGATAGCAGTGAATTTGAGAGTTCTGCAAATACGGTAGCCAGATCTCCGGAACCCACACCTGAGCCTGCACCGGCCGCAGTAGATAGCAGTCAAACTGCAACGGAAGCAGCACAACAACAGGTTGTTGGCAAATCTGACAGCTACGAAAGTGAGTACGACAAGGCCAAGCAAATGGGATATACCGGTGAAGCATGCCCCGAGTGCGGAAGCATGACCATGGTGAGAAACGGCACGTGTATGAAGTGTATCACCTGTGGTTCAACTACCGGTTGTTCGTAAACATAATTTAGTCTTTAACGCCAGCAGGGGCGTATCGCGATACGCCCCTGCGATGGTCATTAAAGAAAAATTTCTCATGGAAAACAGGACAAACCCTGATTGGTGAGTAACCGGTCAGGGTTTTTTCTATAAAAGAATCCCCTGGTAACTTTTCCAAAGTTGCCAGGGATATTAGTGGTAGTTCGGATATTAACTAACTTTGGAAAAGTTAGTTAGGGTATCATCTCAGATACCAATAGAAAAAGTTGAAAAGAACTAAAGAGTTCGAAATACAATGTAACAAAGCATCTCTCCGCCAATACTTTTACCTTTGAGGTGAACTTTCAACCACTCACACTTTTCCATTATGGCAAATTTCCCCAATCCCTTTTTCCGGTGGAGGCCACATCCCTGGCATGGGCTGGAAGTCGGTTCCAAACCTCCGCA from Gracilimonas sp. harbors:
- a CDS encoding vitamin B12-dependent ribonucleotide reductase; the encoded protein is MKFNRFYTKSDWKTPFDNIEFATRTSEIKNPDGSQVFHMENVVVPESWSQVATDVIAQKYFRKAGVPAKLKKISEKGVPKWLQRSEPDEKALKKLDEEERFTHEIDSKQVFHRLAGCWTYWGWKHDYFDSEEDAKVFYDELAYMLANQMAAPNSPQWFNTGLHWAYGINGPAQGHYYVDGKTGELKKSEDAYTHPQPHACFIQSVDDDLVNEGGIMDLWVREARLFKYGSGTGSNFSQIRGANEPLSGGGKSSGLMSFLKIGDRAAGAIKSGGTTRRAAKMVTLDLDHPDIEEYINWKVREEQKVAALVAGSKSVQKHLKKIIQLCHKPVEIEGRTFNGAMSRDPLKNKELANAIRQAKREQVPLNYIERVIQLAGQGFTDLEFDTYDTDWNSEAYSTVSGQNSNNSVRVPNSFMKAVKEDSDWHLYGRVELEDAEEEGRDPKPMKTMKARDLWDDIAYAAWSCADPGTQYHDTINEWHTCPEDGPIKASNPCSEYMFLDNTACNLASLNLMKYFKGDGEYKEFDMESLEYASRIWTVVLEISVLMAQFPSKEIAELSYVFRTLGLGYANIGAALMVQGLPYDSEEGAAVAGAVTATMHMTSYATSAEMAKELGTFEGYERNKEHMLRVLRNHKRAAYNADPEEYEGLTVKPMGIDASICPDYLVKAARKASDKAVKLGEKHGYRNAQVTVLAPTGTIGLVMDCDTTGIEPDFALVKFKKLAGGGYFKIINQCVPKALKNLGYSAKESEEIINYAKGAGSLEGCPHINEESLKEMGFTGAKLKAINEALPGSFDIKFAFNQWTLGEDFCKEVLEISEEQLNDMNFNMLRFLGFSNEQIQEANDYVCGTMTVEGAPHLKEEDYPVFDCANRCGRIGTRFISAKGHIRMMAAAQPFLSGAISKTINLPNEASIEDMKDAYMDSWEMMLKANALYRDGSKLSQPLNSMADVLEEIDEEEEAPADAETSMAQDKVLEVAERIIHKYVARRQRLPFRREGYTQKVKIGGQSVYLRTGEYENGQLGEIFIDMHREGAAFRSLLNCFAISISLGLQHGVPLEEFVDAFVFTKFEPSGMVNGNPHVKMSTSVIDYIFRELAVTYLGREDLAHVPADQIETRNLRPTQDANPDVDSSEFESSANTVARSPEPTPEPAPAAVDSSQTATEAAQQQVVGKSDSYESEYDKAKQMGYTGEACPECGSMTMVRNGTCMKCITCGSTTGCS